The following DNA comes from Halalkaliarchaeum sp. AArc-CO.
GAACACGCGTGAATTCGATAAAATTAGCGTAAGAACCCCTAGAACGCTCGTTTACGTTCTAGAGTTGTTCTCACCCGTTGCCGAACATCTGGCGCATCATCGGATGCATCTCCATCAACTGCTCTTCGGCGATCTCCTCGTACAGTTTGTACGTGATCGAAACCGCCAGTAGCAGCCCGGTTCCGGAGACGCCGCCGATGGTGCCAAGCATGTTCGCCATCACCGCCAGGAAGCCGACCAGCGCGCCGCCGATGACCGTCACCTGCGGGATGTATCGCTCCATCACCTTCTCTACGACCTGCGGGTTCCGGCGGAAGCCGGGGATCTGCATCCCGGAGTTTTGGATCTGGCGGGCCGTCGCCTCCGGCCCCATGCCGGTGGTTTCCACCCAGAAGATCGCGAAGATCGCACCGCCGATCACCATGAAGGTGAGGTCGATCGCGACCCTGGTTGCGATCATCCACGGCTCCGCGGCGGTTTCGCCGAGGAACCACATCCACTCCTCGCGGGTCTGGATCGGGTTCGTGTAGTAGAAGAACCCGGAGATCGGCTGCCCCTGATCCCCGTAGACGCCCAGCCACTCGGGCATCCCCGGCCACTGGGAGTTGAGAATCTGCCCGAAGAACTGGATGTTCGCCTGCAGCGCCCGAACGAGGATCATCGGCAGGACTGACGCGTAGATGAGTTTCACCGGGAACCGCCCGCGGGCGCCTTTCACCCGGGCGTGCGACAGTGGGATTTCGACCCGGACCGACTCCGCGTAGACGACGATTCCGAAGATGAAAAGCGTCGTGAAGATCGCGAGGATTTCGCCCGGCTCGAACAGCAGGGCGAACAGCCCCTCCGTGGTGAACGGGGAGCCGAGCGCCGTCTCTCCGAAGATAATGCCGTACCAGCTTGCAAAGAAGCCGGTGGCGCCCAGTCCCGACCAGCTGAAGAAGCCGCCGACGAGCTGCTGGCTCACGCTGGCGATGATGAACAGGCCGACGCCGGAGCCGACGCCCCACTTGCTCACGACCTCGTCCATGAACAGAATGAGGACGCCGCCGACGAACACCTGCAGGAACACCAGCGTGTCGATGACGCCGATGCTGACGCCGAGCGCCTGCGCGACGGCGGGATCCGACGGAAGGAAGTCGCCGGTAAACACCATCGGCGCTGCAGTCATCGCCGTGACGACGATGACCAGCAGCTTCTGGAGCCCCTGGTACAGCACCTGATCGCGAGGGTCGTTCGTGTCGAGCCCGAGCAGGTTGGCGCCGCCAAGCAACTGCAACACGATGGACGCGGTGACGATCGGACCGATCCCCACCTGCATCAGCGATCCGTGCTCGCCCGCCAGGATCGAACGGAACTGTCCGAAGAAGTCCGTCCCCTGGCCAGCTGCGAGCCCGAACGGGTTGATGTTGGTGAGGAAGAAGTACACGATGAGGATCACGGCGGTCCACATCAGCTTCCGCTTGAACGGGACGTGCCCCTCGGGCCGGTCGATCGAGGGCATCCGCGTCAGGACTGGTTCGGCGGCCTCCTTCCAGCTCATACGTTACGATTCGTCCGAGTCTTCGTCGGATAGGTCTTCTGATTCTGCGTCCGCAGCTTCGGCACGCTCCGAGAGGATCGCCTCACCGCCGGCTCCCTCGAGGAGCTCGACGGCGCCGGCAGTGAAGGCGTCGGCGGTGACGCGCAGTTCGTTGCGCACCTGACCGCCGCCCAGCACCTTCACGACGTCGGCGTCGTAGCCGTCCTCGGCCACGTCGCGGGCGTCGATCACATACGCGTCGCCGTCGCGTTCCGCCACCCCGTCGGCGGCGTACAGCGACGCGTCCTCGTCGAGTTTCCGAACGCGCACCTCGACGATCTCCTCCTGGACGTCGTCGGGGCGGGTGAAGCCGTGCTTGCCCAGCGGCCCGTAGTTGTGGAACTCGTGTTTGTCCCGGCCGGCCGCGCCGCGGCCGCCGCGGTTGCCGGCGCCGCGCCGATTCTTCTGTGAACCGCCGCCGTGCGTGCGAGAGCCTCGCTGGCGTTTCTTCTTGTTCGTCATCGCATCGCCTCCAGGAGGGCGTCGATCTCTTCAGTCGAGTGTCGACCCAGCTGTCCACCCTCGGCGGTCGGACGCTTCAACCCCTTGTGACCGCCCCGCGGCGGATGCAGACGGAGCGCAGGGGTGAGCCCTTGCTCGCGAAGGGTCGTCTCCTCGTCGACGAGGGCGGTCGCAAGTGCGTCCACGTCGTCGTAGTCGGTGTGTTCTGCGACCCACTCGTCGTCGATATTCGCGGTGCCCTCCTCGGGCTCGCCGCGACGTGCGAGCAGCATCGCGACAGTCTCCGCGGTCGGCTCGCCGAACGCGACGTAATCGTTCACCTTCGTGATCATCCCGCGGTAGGAGTCGGTCTCGGGGACGAGCGTGGCGTGATTGACCCCGTGGAGGTTCAGCATCTCCAGGGTGTCCTGAATGTCGCCACTGATGTTCACCTCCCCGCGAAGCTGGACGATCGCCTGCATCACTCGCCCACCTCCACGTCCCGGTGGACTTCGCGAGCGTGCTGGGGCATCCGCGCCTGGGAGGCGTTCTCCAGGGCGTTGAACGTCGCCTTCGCGAGGTTCACCGTCGTCCGGGTGTTGCCGTTGGATTTCGTCCAGGCGTCCTGGACGCCAGCGAGCTCGAGGATGTTGCGCACCGTCTCGGCGCCCGCCAGTCCCAGCCCCTGCGGGGCGGGAATGATCTCGACGGTCACCGAGCCGGCCTTCCCCTCGGCCTTGCGGGTCAGGGAGTTGACGCCACCGGCCTGGTCCTCCCAGGAGCCGGAGCCGCGGTCCACCTCGATGACGTTCAGCTTCGCTACGTCGATCGCCTTCTGGATCGCCCCGCCGACCTGGTCGTCGCGGGCCTGCGCGAAGCCGAGGTAGCCGTCGCGGTTGCCCACCGCGACGACGACCCGGAACTTCACCCGGCGCCCGGAGTCGGTCATCCGCTGGACCATGTTGATGTCCAGCACCTCGTCTTCCAGCCCCGGGAGGAGCTGGTCGACGATCTCCGGCTCCTTCAGCGGGAGCCCCGTCTCGAGCGCCTGTTTCATCGACGTGACGTCGCCGTCCTGTACCTTGCGGCCGAGCCGCGTTCGCGGTTCCCAGCCTTCGTCGTTACTCATAGTCTTCCTGGATAC
Coding sequences within:
- a CDS encoding 50S ribosomal protein L30, with amino-acid sequence MQAIVQLRGEVNISGDIQDTLEMLNLHGVNHATLVPETDSYRGMITKVNDYVAFGEPTAETVAMLLARRGEPEEGTANIDDEWVAEHTDYDDVDALATALVDEETTLREQGLTPALRLHPPRGGHKGLKRPTAEGGQLGRHSTEEIDALLEAMR
- a CDS encoding 30S ribosomal protein S5, producing MSNDEGWEPRTRLGRKVQDGDVTSMKQALETGLPLKEPEIVDQLLPGLEDEVLDINMVQRMTDSGRRVKFRVVVAVGNRDGYLGFAQARDDQVGGAIQKAIDVAKLNVIEVDRGSGSWEDQAGGVNSLTRKAEGKAGSVTVEIIPAPQGLGLAGAETVRNILELAGVQDAWTKSNGNTRTTVNLAKATFNALENASQARMPQHAREVHRDVEVGE
- a CDS encoding uL15m family ribosomal protein — translated: MTNKKKRQRGSRTHGGGSQKNRRGAGNRGGRGAAGRDKHEFHNYGPLGKHGFTRPDDVQEEIVEVRVRKLDEDASLYAADGVAERDGDAYVIDARDVAEDGYDADVVKVLGGGQVRNELRVTADAFTAGAVELLEGAGGEAILSERAEAADAESEDLSDEDSDES
- the secY gene encoding preprotein translocase subunit SecY, which encodes MSWKEAAEPVLTRMPSIDRPEGHVPFKRKLMWTAVILIVYFFLTNINPFGLAAGQGTDFFGQFRSILAGEHGSLMQVGIGPIVTASIVLQLLGGANLLGLDTNDPRDQVLYQGLQKLLVIVVTAMTAAPMVFTGDFLPSDPAVAQALGVSIGVIDTLVFLQVFVGGVLILFMDEVVSKWGVGSGVGLFIIASVSQQLVGGFFSWSGLGATGFFASWYGIIFGETALGSPFTTEGLFALLFEPGEILAIFTTLFIFGIVVYAESVRVEIPLSHARVKGARGRFPVKLIYASVLPMILVRALQANIQFFGQILNSQWPGMPEWLGVYGDQGQPISGFFYYTNPIQTREEWMWFLGETAAEPWMIATRVAIDLTFMVIGGAIFAIFWVETTGMGPEATARQIQNSGMQIPGFRRNPQVVEKVMERYIPQVTVIGGALVGFLAVMANMLGTIGGVSGTGLLLAVSITYKLYEEIAEEQLMEMHPMMRQMFGNG